The genomic interval CGTGATCGGCGCGACGATTCGACGGACGGACATCGGGCGACGGCAGCGGGGCGTGGCGTCGCAGCCAGTCGATGGCCGGTCGAGACGATCATCGATCGCGGGTACTCGTTGGTTACGATCTACTATGGGGATATCGATCCCGATTTTGACGACGGATTCCAGAATGGCATCCATGGACCATTGGGATCGCAGCTCGATGACGTGCCGCAGGTCCATCGATGGGGCAGCATCGCTGCGTGGGCCTACGGTCTCAGTCGTGCGTTGGATTACTTGGAGACCGATTCAGCAATCGACGCAACTCGCGTTGCCGTCATCGGCCACTCGCGTCTCGGCAAGACTTCGCTGTGGGCCGGTGCCAGTGATCCTCGGTTTGCGATGGTGATCAGCAACGACTCCGGCTGTGGAGGCGCAGCACTGAGCCGTCGCGCGATCGGTGAAACCATCGGACGCATCAACACGTCGTTTCCACATTGGTTCTGCGATCAGTACGTGAAGTACAATGAGAATGAAAACGCGTGTCCGGTCGACCAACATGAGTTGTTGGCATTGATCGCGCCGCGTCCTCTGTACGTGGCCAGTGCGACGGAGGATCAGTGGGCGGATCCCAAGGGTGAATTCATGTCCGCAACGTTGGCCGATCCGGTTTATCGTCTACTGGGGACCGATGGAATGGGCGGCAAATCGCTACCGGACGAAATGCCAGCAGCGGATCAGCCGATCAAGTCCGGCAGGATCGGCTATCACCTTCGAACAGGCAAGCACGATTTAGCGAAGTATGACTGGGAGCAATACCTTGACTTCGCTGATAAACATCTAACAAAGAAAGAGTAGTCTCGATACAACACGGACTCGATCAACAGGCCGTAACGACACCGGGCAGAGCAGGGGGCCTACGCTGGGTAATACGCATTGATGTGTCCAAGCAGCGCGCAAGCCCCCTCCCTCGCATTCGCCTAAACGGTTAAGCGCGACCTCCCCCAAGTTCCTTGGTGGAGGTGACACGGGAATAAGACGGTGGCATCAAAAAGACGTGTCAACAGCAAACTTTGAGCAGTCCAGCGTAAGGCCCGGCCGCTTACGCGTCGCGGCTCACGGCGTTTGGTGGCGAACGATCTACTCGGCCGGTTGAGGTGCTTCTTCCGCGGGGACTTCTTCCGCGGGGATTTCCCCTGGCTGCAATTGTTTGGAGAAATGCGAGTTTCGGTAGGAGTCGATGATGTGGAATTCGATGGGCAATCCCAAATGGGTTGCAACGTCCACACCGAATCTTTCAAAGGCTGCGACCATCTCCACATCCTCCCACACGCCGTCTTGCACAACGACGGAAACCATTTGTGTCTCATCATCGGACGCGATATCGAGATAGACGTCTTTGGTCGATCCGCCGTCGAAGTAATCGATCGCCTTGAGTGCATCTACCAACGCTGATGCTTGCTCCGGCGTGGCGGGGCTCAAGTAACGGACCGATTCAGTTTCCGAAGCTTTGAGGCTGGTCTCTGTTTTCGTGATGACCATGCGTTTCATGAGATTGATACTGTCATCAATCAAGTCGACGTTCAATGGCGGACCGCCAAGACTTTGTGCGACTTGTCGACCGACCGACTCAAACGCCGAGACAACATTGGGATCGTCCCAAACGCCGTCTTGAACGACAAATGAAATCGATGTCCCGTCGGTGTCTTTGCGTAGCAAGACATCCTTTTCGTTCTGATTGTCAAAGTAGCCCATATCGACGAGCATTTTGCCCAGCGAATCGGCGTCCGCTTCGGTGGCATCGCCCGAGTAGTTCACAGACTCCTTGTCAGTGATCTTATGTCGCGTTCCTATCGCCTTGGAGCGACTGTACCAAGTGACGAGTCCAAAGACGAAAAAGCCGAGGAAGATCAACGGCACTATTTTCTTGATCAACATTCAACGTTACTCAATTTCTGATGGGCTTGCTCGGTATGGTGTAGCAGAACACGCTGGTGTTCATCGCTGAACATCTTACCTGGAAAGCGGGAATAGCAAGGCCGTGAAAGTAAAATCTTGCG from Stieleria varia carries:
- a CDS encoding acetylxylan esterase — protein: MISPLARKSFSLLFLLTLSFVFLAPTIAEAQKFVANYDESKIPDYQLPDPLVTQAGEAVTTPEQWRERRSVLVDLFEKHVYGVSPKPCPIRHSLVSCDENALGGKAVRREVDVFFGESDDAHSMRLLIYTPTKSTGASAAFVGLNFQGNHTIDPDPSISITESWVRDRRDDSTDGHRATAAGRGVAASRWPVETIIDRGYSLVTIYYGDIDPDFDDGFQNGIHGPLGSQLDDVPQVHRWGSIAAWAYGLSRALDYLETDSAIDATRVAVIGHSRLGKTSLWAGASDPRFAMVISNDSGCGGAALSRRAIGETIGRINTSFPHWFCDQYVKYNENENACPVDQHELLALIAPRPLYVASATEDQWADPKGEFMSATLADPVYRLLGTDGMGGKSLPDEMPAADQPIKSGRIGYHLRTGKHDLAKYDWEQYLDFADKHLTKKE